A region of the Lycium barbarum isolate Lr01 chromosome 1, ASM1917538v2, whole genome shotgun sequence genome:
tttcttctcattcgacggtgagaaggacggcccgtcgaactgatcgacagagcgtcgacctgttcgttgagtggtcttcgctccagctcagttttacggtgccatcgacggggcgtcgacttgttcgacggtacaaaggacgactgTCGAATGCCCTTTTCAcaggactgcggtgaagtttcatttaacggacttttctcccttgcctttaacttctctgaaaaattacgttagtcccttcatcgcttagcaacccaaagttccgaggtgtaacattacatACAAAGCCTGCTGGGCAGGGcagaacttaaattttcaaaactaacaacttaaatacatttcattttgattttttctctagtgaatctctctttatgcaggaagtttaacaaaaaaatgacaccaagatgcatctacatagccttcaacggcaaatgggacgctgcctacaattatgttaatcatgaaaccaagctaatacttatcaatgatggtgtaaattttcaacaattcactcaataGATATTAGCGGGGCATACACAAGATACTCAGCAAAAAGAGGCCAACATATGGTTTGACACcagtgagaaaacatccaaagggatgcgtgtaacaaacgacattgatcttcacacttgcttgtacctactcaacaacaatgacaacttcagaaattcccgtttcatattagagttcaattcagctgatgcggagaacaacccattacaagaacatcataatgaatctatcctaatgacagaaggacaatccatagaggaaattgacagacaactctacattgcttatgaagaagacatgtctgaagttggattggatgacGAACAACACAACCCTATTAGATATAACCTTGGGATTCCACATGAGCAGAGCAAGATAGTAACTCCTAACCAGACACCTCACCAGCTACAATGGCAACCACCAAACATTGAGCAAGTTGTAAACAATGACCTTTCTCAGCATCCAACTTCAATGAATGTTGTATCACTTACTCCGAGCATGACAGTTGAAGAGACACAAACACAGCCATGCAACAAAACAAAGACACTAAAGAGGAAGAggatacaaaatgatacacaaattttgacaCCTAGTGCATCGATTGATCAAATAGAAGTTGGCATTTTATTCAAAGACAAAGATACCGTGAAAAAGTGCATGAATAACATTGCAATTACTCATTATCAACAGTACAAGGTAGAAAAGTCATGCACACAATGGTATTACATCAGATGTGTTGACCCAACCTGCATTTGGCGTTTCCACAATTCAAGGTTCAGAGGATCAGAACTTTTCAAAGtagttaactttgaaaagagacatagttgtTCAATAAATTTCATCACCTCTGACATGAGGAATGCAACTTCAAAAGTCATAGCGGAATACATTACATACCTAGTACGCCATACACTACAAGAGATAACACCCAAATTTGTCATTGAAGAAATGAGAAGCAAATATGGCTTGCACATTGGTTACCACAAAGCATGGCGTTCCCTCCAACACGCTTATAATGTCATAAGAGGAAGCCCAGAAAATAACTACACACTtctaccgcaatatcttcacatgATGAAATTAAGAAATCTTGGAACAATTGCTAACATCAAATGGACCGCTGACAATAAGTTTCAGTATGTTTTTTTCGCGTACAGAGCATCAATTGAGGGTTGGAAACACTGCAGACCAGTAATGATGGTGGATTCAGCCTTCTTAAAATCAAAATACCGCGGTGTGCTCATGATAGCAGTAGCAAAAGATGGAAACAACAGCATATTTCCTCTCGCATTTGGTATTGCAGACTTTGAGAATAATGAATCCCATAGGTGGTTCTTCAGACACGTGAAAAAGGTGTTTGGCACGCGCAAAGACCTATCAATTCTTTCCGATCGCCACTCATCAATTGCAACTGCAATCAAAGAACTGTATCCAGATACCCAGCATGGAATATGCATCTACCACATGGAGAAGAACTTGCAGAAATATTTCCTATCCGAAACGATCCTATCCCTGTTCTACAATGCAGCAACTACCTACAAACAGGCAGAGTTTCGTACCTATATGTCACAGATGCAACAAATCGACCCAAAAGCTGCAGAATACATAGAAGAAGAACCACCGGAAATATGGGCACGTTCATTCCACACCAACAGGCGTTacaaca
Encoded here:
- the LOC132611384 gene encoding uncharacterized protein LOC132611384 produces the protein MSEVGLDDEQHNPIRYNLGIPHEQSKIVTPNQTPHQLQWQPPNIEQVVNNDLSQHPTSMNVVSLTPSMTVEETQTQPCNKTKTLKRKRIQNDTQILTPSASIDQIEVGILFKDKDTVKKCMNNIAITHYQQYKVEKSCTQWYYIRCVDPTCIWRFHNSRFRGSELFKVVNFEKRHSCSINFITSDMRNATSKVIAEYITYLVRHTLQEITPKFVIEEMRSKYGLHIGYHKAWRSLQHAYNVIRGSPENNYTLLPQYLHMMKLRNLGTIANIKWTADNKFQYVFFAYRASIEGWKHCRPVMMVDSAFLKSKYRGVLMIAVAKDGNNSIFPLAFGIADFENNESHRWFFRHVKKVFGTRKDLSILSDRHSSIATAIKELYPDTQHGICIYHMEKNLQKYFLSETILSLFYNAATTYKQAEFRTYMSQMQQIDPKAAEYIEEEPPEIWARSFHTNRRYNMLTTNNRKLDVTGPSHDLTCWVEKILLEKITRGFTMKVENKTPVKFVVKDEGYQYNVDLKNMTCECLEFQTDELPCTHAMAVIDKRSLSKSTYCAD